Proteins co-encoded in one Stomoxys calcitrans chromosome 5, idStoCalc2.1, whole genome shotgun sequence genomic window:
- the LOC106090151 gene encoding protein fem-1 homolog B isoform X2 encodes MSIKHKRTFNSAWPGPQFWRGSKTMDLSSFITYPAKFDEIDGQSITPLTLAATAGNLIYVKTLLGQYNVDMECECNVIFDGLVVYGATALWVASGLGHLQVVKLLVQHGANVNHNTKAQSSPLRAACYAGRLDIVKYLIEHGADVNIGNKYNNTCIMIAAYKGHTQVVDTLLKNGANPNDQALCGATALHYAAECGHYDVCRLLLDHGARLQDNEFGLNPVLNAAERTQEDVVKLFIERPGLMEKEDIIISLELMGASFANDKDNYNIDKAYTYLLRAMEMRYSDEENILRKRVMPPIVAYDDWFETENIPELRAIRQNHHSIHMESLTIRERILGKNNPDLPQPIVYRGAVMADQGRFSQCQILWNYAMDLRIMNNISVDRDLLRFAQLFSQILRMENVRLDLSEVLSILVKCQQEIERNKYRILHPGPKDVPQMISDHNEQNIATALYLIKIITKLVAQQPLTGEQKNTLYCTIKKLIKCDIRLGDGQTLLHMAVNAVTPVDDFYTNDICKFPCYRTALLLVHAGASACEVDNMRNTPLHTLVSSFPRENLQLLPQAEQITELLVFAGAHLDAVNAHGLTAAKMANVAALKTIILNHENSSISLMCIASRCVAINRIKYQGIVPNTLESYIQMHSTEKQYS; translated from the exons ATGTCAAT AAAGCATAAAAGGACATTCAATTCAGCATGGCCCGGTCCACAATTTTGGAGGGGTTCGAAAACAATGGATTTATCTTCATTTATTACATATCCCGCG aaattcgatgaaattgaTGGGCAATCCATTACACCCCTTACATTGGCGGCTACAGCTGGTAACTTAATATATGTTAAAACACTACTTGGACAATATAATGTGGATATGGAATGTGAATGCAATGTCATATTTGATGGTCTGGTTGTGTATGGAGCCACTGCATTGTGGGTTGCATCCGGATTAGGACATTTGCAGGTCGTCAAATTGCTGGTGCAACATGGAGCAAATGTTAACCATAATACAAAGGCCCAATCGTCACCACTAAGAGCGGCTTGCTATGCAGGACGATTGGACATAGTAAAATATCTTATAGAACATGGAGCAGATGTGAACATAGGAAATAAATACAATAACACTTGTATTATGATTGCAGCTTACAAAGGACATACACAAGTA GTTGACACTCTCTTGAAGAACGGAGCAAATCCCAACGATCAAGCCTTGTGTGGCGCAACCGCATTGCACTATGCTGCCGAATGTGGTCATTATGATGTATGCCGCCTATTACTGGATCATGGAGCGAGACTGCAAGATAATGAGTTCGGTCTGAATCCAGTACTTAATGCAGCCGAGCGAACTCAAGAGGACGTTGTAAAACTATTTATCGAGAGGCCCGGGTTAATGGAAAAAGAGGATATCATTATTTCTCTGGAATTAATGGGCGCTTCATTTGCAAACGACAAGGACAATTATAATATTGACAAAGCGTACACATATTTGCTTCGTGCAATGGAAATGCGTTATTCAGATGAAGAGAACATTTTAAGGAAACGAGTTATGCCCCCAATTGTGGCGTACGATGATTGGTTTGAGACAGAAAATATTCCTGAATTACGAGCAATACGTCAAAATCATCATTCGATACATATGGAATCTCTTACAATACGGGAACGTATTCTTGGAAAAAACAATCCTGACTTGCCTCAACCAATTGTTTATAGAGGTGCAGTCATGGCAGATCAGGGGCGTTTTTCGCAATGTCAAATATTATGGAACTATGCAATGGACCTTAGGATAATGAATAATATATCAGTTGATCGCGACCTCCTGCGTTTCGCACAACTTTTTTCTCAAATTCTTCGTATGGAGAATGTGCGTTTAGATTTGTCAGAGGTTCTATCTATTTTAGTCAAATGTCAACAGGAAATAGAACGAAATAAATACAGGATTTTACATCCCGGCCCTAAGGATGTTCCGCAAATGATATCA GATCACAATGAACAGAACATTGCAACCGCattatatttgataaaaattataacGAAGCTTGTGGCTCAACAGCCTTTAACAGGGGAACAAAAAAACACTCTTTACTGCACCATAAAGAAACTCATAAAATGTGATATAAGACTGGGCGATGGCCAAACACTCCTACATATGGCTGTGAACGCTGTGACTCCCGTTGATGACTTTTATACAAATGATATATGCAA GTTTCCATGCTATCGTACTGCCCTTCTATTGGTTCATGCCGGTGCTTCTGCTTGTGAAGTAGATAATATGCGTAACACTCCTCTACATACGCTGGTCTCAAGT tttcccAGAGAAAATCTTCAGCTACTACCACAGGCCGAACAAATAACGGAACTTCTTGTGTTTGCAGGAGCACACTTAGATGCTGTTAACGCTCATGGATTAACGGCTGCAAAGATGGCTAATGTCG CTGCTCTGAAAACAATTATTCTCAACCATGAAAATTCATCAATATCATTAATGTGTATTGCGTCTCGTTGCGTTGCAATCAACAGGATCAAATATCAAGGCATAGTCCCAAATACATTGGAATCATATATACAAATGCATAGTACAGAAAAGCAATACTCATAA
- the LOC106090152 gene encoding uncharacterized protein LOC106090152, whose amino-acid sequence MDWSKNVNELRGLGCGQQTKLSVAVRVFEDLKLGNDYLITAKHDRDFEILYLRTEAEDCQVSIYLPFLDTEKIDFELINKLSNKLGNEENSQHTQQKSVRLRLFLAICDTSSNVLYYNVTHFLKEKQN is encoded by the exons Atggattggtcaaaaaat GTGAATGAATTGCGTGGCCTTGGTTGTGGACAACAGACAAAACTTTCCGTGGCGGTTCGAGTTTTTGAAGATCTAAAACTTg GTAATGACTATCTAATCACAGCAAAACATGACAGAGATTTTGAGATTCTTTATCTACGAACTGAGGCGGAAGATTGTCAAGTCTCCATATATCTACCATTTTTGGATACggaaaaaattgattttgaacTAATAAACAAATTGAGTAATAAGCTTGGAAATGAAGAAAATTCCCAACATACACAGCAAAAGTCAGTTCGTTTAAGATTATTCTTGGCCATATGCGACACTTCCTCAAATGTTCTTTACTACAATGTAACacattttcttaaagaaaaacaGAACTAA
- the LOC106090156 gene encoding protein JTB, protein MHRVEMLEVCQKKHMFLGLGLLVAVTIFVLILESRLDISGPTRKGKDQFVIENNSTCWLREPVTVVQECHKCSEFDIVSRSLGVCVHTKYKEILRCQSGEIVIKSCDRIALIDQKNFIHFEVWCFVFGLLSYLVSYARDRILSRKTHQRLERQLNRAT, encoded by the coding sequence ATGCACAGAGTTGAGATGTTGGAAGTTTGCCAAAAAAAGCACATGTTTCTCGGTTTGGGCCTCTTGGTCGCTGTAACAATATTTGTTCTCATACTGGAGTCCCGTTTAGATATTAGCGGCCCAACACGAAAAGGAAAAGATcaatttgttatagaaaataATTCTACTTGCTGGTTGCGCGAACCTGTTACCGTGGTTCAAGAATGTCATAAATGTTCCGAATTCGATATCGTAAGTCGAAGTCTAGGCGTCTGTGTCCACACCAAGTATAAGGAGATATTGCGGTGTCAAAGTGGTGAAATTGTAATAAAGAGTTGCGATAGAATAGCTCTAATAGACCAAAAGAACTTTATACATTTCGAAGTTTGGTGCTTTGTTTTTGGTCTTTTAAGCTACTTAGTGTCATATGCCAGGGACAGAATATTATCAAGAAAGACACACCAGAGGTTGGAGCGACAATTAAATCGTGCGACATGA
- the LOC106090155 gene encoding patj homolog — MHLNADISSALQQIEAVKRVIDESDPKLQSQTAESLKTILDILQDPVFISIVHVQDSLSELNAQLTQHPSMLPNDFDIDMAGNLVLSINGGGDVMYEFDERLSTPLNSASGPNSPGSSKTTEIADTLLMEQHSKMPSLSGVELFPTDYVQIQAIELVNDGTGLGFGIIGARTSGVIVKTILSGGVADRDGRLRSGDHILQIGDVNLQEMVSEQVAAVLRQSGTHVRLVVGRAIEHPSPLGLNLEPGSAVVPARVLVDRSELERYLISTGYPEIFGESSNASTPQTTTEDERFVYRGGSKPIIDLLELPETEKLQVELTKDANGLGITIAGYVCEKEELSGIFVKSVSPGSAADLNGRIRVNDRIIEVDGQSLQGFTNHQAVELLKQSGQVVNLRLERYLRGPKYEQLQQAIAANDKLPSSMPSTPSRINTHNNATTAGTSFPIGAINVFGTEPEGFNVPNVHMSNANINQSTNMTTFGFDKNVVSTKVQNQEELPKIVATDVTESTELDLRVFEEPLHAKNSILVTRQKYYTDPELTADVEQEIIRKWKKIIGTDVDVVVAQIKKFPVGGLGISLEGTVDVEGGREVRPHHYIRSILADGPVGQNGKLRAGDELLEVNGERLFGMNHLEVVAILKELPVDVRMVCGRSKAELMSFSDDTLKKLGSNFEKLVPASDRLVKAKSDGNLATSSPTNDSFKLKSRSLEPLTGLAMWSEEPQIIELIKGDRGLGFSILDYQDPMDSNDCLIVIRSLVPGGVAQLDGRLIPGDRLLFVNNINLENATLDQAVQALKGAPKGIVRIGVAKPLPMTDTSLKTNVSSSVIEDNNDNLLPQRVPDYQSLPPSAIESSEPDLISNWRK; from the exons ATGCATCTTAATGCAGATATCTCAAGTGCCCTTCAGCAAATCGAGGCCGTCAAACGTGTCATCGATGAAAGTGACCCAAAACTTCAATCTCAGACTGCAGAAAGTCTTAAAACCATTTTGGATATATTGCAGGATCCTGTATTTATTTCCATTGTTCACGTACAGGATTCGTTGTCAGAATTGAATGCGCAATTGACGCAGCATCCATCAATGTTGCCAAATGATTTTGATATCGACATGGCTGGAAATTTAGTCCTTAGCATCAACGGAGGGGGCGATGTTATGTATGAATTCGACGAGAGACTGTCGACCCCTTTGAATAGCGCATCGGGTCCAAATAGTCCTGGAAGTAGTAAAACTACGGAAATTGCCGACACATTATTGATGGAACAGCATTCGAAAATGCCATCACTTTCCGGAGTTGAGCTCTTTCCCACTGACTATGTTCAAATACAAGCTATAGAATTGGTAAATGATGGTACTGGACTTGGATTCGGTATAATAGGAGCACGCACTTCTGGGGTCATTGTAAAAACTATTCTGTCCGGTGGAGTCGCGGACAGAGATGGTCGATTGAGATCTGGAGACCATATCCTGCAAATTGGGGATGTTAATTTGCAAGAGATGGTGTCAGAACAAGTTGCGGCAGTTCTACGACAGTCAGGGACCCATGTACGCTTAGTTGTCGGACGTGCTATAGAACATCCGTCACCCCTTGGTCTGAATTTAGAGCCAGGAAGTGCTGTAGTTCCAGCTCGAGTTTTAGTAGACCGATCAGAGCTGGAGAGGTACTTAATATCTACCGGTTATCCCGAAATATTTGGCGAAAGTTCAAATGCCTCTACACCACAAACAACAACAGAGGACGAACGGTTTGTGTATAGAGGAGGTTCCAAACCAATAATTGATCTATTAGAACTGCCGGAAACTGAAAAATTGCAAGTCGAGTTAACAAAAGACGCGAATGGCCTGGGAATAACAATAGCTGGCTACGTATGCGAAAAAGAAGAATTATCTGGAATATTTGTTAAAAGTGTGTCACCCGGATCGGCTGCAGATCTTAATGGACGCATACGCGTTAACGATCGAATCATAGAAGTTGATGGACAGTCTCTGCAAGGATTTACTAATCATCAAGCCGTTGAGCTTCTGAAACAGTCGGGTCAAGTTGTTAATTTGCGCTTGGAGCGTTATCTAAGAGGCCCAAAATATGAACAACTGCAACAGGCAATTGCCGCAAACGATAAGTTGCCATCTAGTATGCCATCTACTCCTTCTCGCATTAACACGCATAACAATGCGACTACAGCAGGTACATCTTTTCCTATTGGCGCAATTAATGTATTTGGAACTGAACCTGAAGGTTTTAATGTGCCAAATGTACATATGTCTAACGCTAATATAAATCAGTCTACAAATATGACCACATTTGGATTTGACAAAAATGTCGTTTCCACAAAAGTTCAAAATCAAGAAGAACTTCCCAAAATAGTTGCGACAGATGTTACAGAATCTACGGAATTGGATCTTCGTGTCTTTGAA gaaCCACTTCATGCTAAAAATAGTATTCTAGTTACACGGCAAAAATACTATACTGATCCTGAACTTACGGCTGATGTTGAACAAGAAATAATTCGTAAATGGAAGAAAATTATCGGTACGGATGTTGATGTCGTTGTAgctcaaataaaaaagtttccTGTCGGAGGCCTAGGAATTTCACTTGAAGGAACTGTAGATGTCGAAGGTGGCCGCGAAGTTCGGCCACATCATTATATACGTTCCATACTGGCAGACGGACCGGTTGGACAAAATGGAAAATTGAGAGCTGGTGATGAATTACTCGAGGTAAATGGTGAACGTCTATTCGGCATGAACCATTTGGAAGTTGTGGCTATACTTAAAGAACTTCCAGTCGATGTGCGCATGGTTTGCGGACGTAGCAAAGCGGAATTAATGTCATTCTCCGACgatacattaaaaaaattaggaagtaattttgaaaaattagttCCAGCATCCGATAGATTGGTTAAAGCAAAATCTGATGGAAATTTGGCTACATCATCGCCCACAAATGACTCCTTCAAATTAAAGTCACGTTCTTTAGAACCGCTAACTGGTTTGGCAATGTGGTCTGAAGAACCTCAAATAATAGAATTGATAAAGGGTGATCGAGGCTTGGGATTCTCCATACTCGATTATCAAGATCCTATGGACTCAAATGATTGTTTGATTGTTATACGCTCACTAGTACCCGGCGGAGTGGCACAGCTTGATGGACGATTAATACCTGGAGATCGTTTGCTCTTTGTCAACAATATCAATTTGGAAAATGCTACACTCGATCAAGCAGTTCAGGCTCTAAAAGGAGCCCCAAAAGGTATAGTGCGTATCGGCGTTGCCAAGCCTTTACCTATGACAGACACgtcattaaaaacaaatgtttcATCAAGTGTAATTGAGGATAATAATGACAATTTACTGCCTCAGAGAGTACCGGATTACCAGAGTCTGCCACCTTCAGCCATAGAGTCATCTgagcccgatttgatttccaatTGGCGGAAATAA